One window of Quercus robur chromosome 5, dhQueRobu3.1, whole genome shotgun sequence genomic DNA carries:
- the LOC126728147 gene encoding thaumatin-like pathogenesis-related protein 2: MYSIVEKLTSLPIVNFVLQMGHIWLGLLATAGHLTPKDGGFHLYSVEEVVFEVLERWSRRVWGRQGCCFDEEIGKGSRQIGDCAGLLHCQRIGGVPPTTVVEMTFGNSRENIQEARIDAEDDEEGETLSDDDEGSDNGESDSENSNSEDSDGGDNDSKDGDNEGSDSEDYGI; this comes from the exons ATGTATAGTATAGTTGAAAAACTTACATCGTTGCCTATTGTTAACTTTGTTTTGCAGATGGGACACATATGGCTTGGACTTCTTGCCACTGCAGGACATTTAACCCCAAAAGATGGTGGCTTTCATCTCTATAGTGTTGAAGAAGTAGTGTTTGAAGTTTTGGAAAGATGGTCTAGAAGAGTATGGGGCAGACAAGGTTGTTGCTTTGATGAAGAAATTGGCAAAGGTTCACGCCAAATTGGTGATTGTGCTGGCCTTCTGCATTGCCAACGTATTGGTGGAGTCCCTCCAACCACTGTTGTTGAAATGACATTTGGAAACTctag GGAAAACATTCAG GAAGCAAGGATAGATGctgaagatgatgaagaaggaGAGACCCTTAGTGATGACGATGAAGGCAGTGACAATGGAGAGAGTGATAGTGAAAACAGTAATAGTGAAGACAGTGATGGTGGAGACAATGACAGCAAAGATGGTGACAATGAAGGAAGTGATAGTGAAGACTATGGTATCTGA